Below is a genomic region from Thermodesulfobacteriota bacterium.
TCGAAGAAGTTGTGAGAACCACATCGTCGGATAGCTAGGAGGGAAAGTATGGCAGTTCCAATATATGAACTACTAAAAGTAATGGTGGATAATAACGCGTCGGATCTTCATATTACCGCCGGTGCTCCACCTATGCTTAGGATCGATGGCAAGCTAGTCCCGGTTAAGCATCCCCCACTTACTCCACCGGAAACAAAGGATTTATGCTACAGCGTGCTCACTGATACACAGAAACACAAGTTTGAGGAGAATTGGGAGCTCGACTTTTCTTTCGGGGTTGAGGGTCTGGGTAGATTTCGCGGGAATGTTTATACGCAAAGAGGTGCGGTTGGAGCGGCTTTTCGTATGATACCTTTTAAAATAAGAGGCATTCATGAGCTGGGGTTGCCCCCAGTTGTCTCCGATCTCATAAAAAAACCGAGAGGACTTATACTGGTTACAGGTCCCACCGGGTCCGGAAAGACAACGACTCTAGCCGCTATGATCGACCAGATAAACCAGGATCGCCACGAACACATCGTGACAATCGAAGACCCCATAGAATACGTTTATGGACATAAGAGTTGTATAGTGAATCAAAGAGAGGTAGGAAGCGACACGAAAAGTTTCCATAACGCTTTGAGAAGCGTGCTTCGGGAAGATCCGGATGTCATTTTGATTGGAGAAATGAGAGACCTTGAAACCATTAAGATAGCCCTTACCCTCTCTGAAACGGGTCATTTGACATTTGGCACACTTCACACGAACACCGCTGTACAGACCATAAACCGCGTCATAGACGTTTTTCCCCCGCACGAACAAGCGCAGGTGAGGGCACAGTTATCATTTGTCTTGGAGGGAATATTGTGTCAATCGCTGATGCCTAGGATTGGCGGAGGAAGGGTGCTCGCCGTGGAGGTATTAGTTCCTAATCCAGCCATAAGAAACCTTATCCGGGAGGATAAGGTGCATCAAATCTACTCCCAACAGCAGATAGGGCAAGAGAAGTGGCAAATGCAGACTCTTAATCAGTGTCTGGCTGATTTATATCTGAAGAAGCTTATAACATACGAAGACGCAATCGGAAAAAGCCAAGAACCAGAGGAATTGAAGAGACTTATCTCTGTCCCCACCGCTAAAATGGGGCAGGCAATTAGACGATAAAACAACTATTAGAAGGAGTCAGAAATGCCTGTATACGTTTGGGAGGGAAGGGTAAGAGGCAAAATCCAGAAAGGAGAGATCGAGGCTCCTAATAAATCGGCAGTGTTGGCGCGCCTCAGGCAGATGCAAGTTCAGCCGATTCCGGACAAGGTCAAGGAAAAGGGAAAACTCTTCGATTTTAAATTCCAGTTCGGCGGCGTTTCCAGTAAAGACCTGGTTGTTTTCACCAGACAGATGTCAACCATGATTGATGCGGGTCTTCCTTTAGTCCGGTCGTTGGACATTCTGGCCTCCCAGCAGGATAATGCCAAGTTCAAGGTCATTCTTACCCAGGTCAAGGAGACCGTTGAAGGGGGGTCGACTTTTGCTGATGCCTTAGCCAAGCATCCAAGCGTTTTTAATGCGTTATATGTGCAATTGGTGAGAGCCGGAGAGTCGGGCGGAGTTTTAGACGTCATTCTCCAGAGATTGGCTGTTTATCTGGAGAAAATAGAAAGCATAAAAAGAAAGATCAAAGGAGCAATGATTTATCCCGCTATTGTTATATCCGTGGCAATCATAGTTCTTTCTATAGTGATGATATTCGTCGTTCCCACCTTTGCCGAGATGTTTAAAGACATGGGGACTACCCTGCCGGCCCTTACTCAGCTTGTCGTGGATATAAGCACGTTTCTTAAAAACAACATTATCTACATACTTATTGCCATTGCTATACTTGCCTTCTCTATAGTTGTTACTTACCGGCGGTCGGAGAAAGCCAGAAGGCTTTATGATGCATTTTTACTCAAGCTCTGGCTGGTAGGGGACCTACTCCTAAAAACGGTTATTGCCAGATTTTGCCGGACCCTGGCAACCCTCACGGCAGGAGGTATTCC
It encodes:
- a CDS encoding type IV pilus twitching motility protein PilT — its product is MAVPIYELLKVMVDNNASDLHITAGAPPMLRIDGKLVPVKHPPLTPPETKDLCYSVLTDTQKHKFEENWELDFSFGVEGLGRFRGNVYTQRGAVGAAFRMIPFKIRGIHELGLPPVVSDLIKKPRGLILVTGPTGSGKTTTLAAMIDQINQDRHEHIVTIEDPIEYVYGHKSCIVNQREVGSDTKSFHNALRSVLREDPDVILIGEMRDLETIKIALTLSETGHLTFGTLHTNTAVQTINRVIDVFPPHEQAQVRAQLSFVLEGILCQSLMPRIGGGRVLAVEVLVPNPAIRNLIREDKVHQIYSQQQIGQEKWQMQTLNQCLADLYLKKLITYEDAIGKSQEPEELKRLISVPTAKMGQAIRR
- a CDS encoding type II secretion system F family protein translates to MPVYVWEGRVRGKIQKGEIEAPNKSAVLARLRQMQVQPIPDKVKEKGKLFDFKFQFGGVSSKDLVVFTRQMSTMIDAGLPLVRSLDILASQQDNAKFKVILTQVKETVEGGSTFADALAKHPSVFNALYVQLVRAGESGGVLDVILQRLAVYLEKIESIKRKIKGAMIYPAIVISVAIIVLSIVMIFVVPTFAEMFKDMGTTLPALTQLVVDISTFLKNNIIYILIAIAILAFSIVVTYRRSEKARRLYDAFLLKLWLVGDLLLKTVIARFCRTLATLTAGGIPILDGLEITAKASGNKVTEEAILEARKEVSEGKTLAEPLAAKPKIFPPMVVQMIAVGEQTGALDDMLNKIADFYEDEVDAAVAALLSALEPLMIAFLGATVGVIVVAMYLPMFKLISTMAG